ttgaacattgcctaatgcctccagcgaagctgctaccgccttggcagtggcagctggttgaatgtgacacatcgtttattgaagtcacaaaacacgcgccagatgcacacattcaaatgcactttttagaactaaagtcaaaatactcttgccctgaattttacacagacgcatcaaagtcacatgctggcgtttcctatgcggcagtcggtccgtccttcttggaatccgatgtactttatccccacacaagcatctttacggcagaggcctatgcagtactatcggcggtgaaacacattgatagattgaaactccaaaaggctgtaatatttaccgactctttaagcgttgttaaagcattaatgatgccgcaaaaacataaacaccctgtaataatgaacctctactcactgatctgctctgtttatgcatctaaacaacaaatcgtaatatgctgggtgcctgggcatagagacatcgagggtaatgttcttgccgatcaaatggccacatcaataacatcgcacgctattaatcctaccgctgctgtccctgtaacagatttgaaacctttcttgcggaagaaactgcgaagctactggcaacgtttgtgggatgcgcaaacaaataataagcttcacttgattaagccacagttaggtttctggccctctgcatcaaaaacacggcgaactgatgtcctattctgtcgcctcagaataggacacacatatggtacccacaattttctattgaatggtaatgatcctccaacctgtggtagatgtggcgagaggctcaccgttcttcacgtcctcctggaatgtagggaagccgagagagagaggaagaaacattttcctctggcataccgctgttctatccctcttcatcctgctatgtttcttggcaaagaaccgcttttcactaccaaagcagtcctcgcttttttgaatgatgttgtcttgcatgttatcagcccaagaaatacgtaatgcatcctctctcaagaggatgccactgtgataatagtttagtttagcctctgacatatcttagtatatcatcaatctttcacaatgcatccctcgtatccatagcacacttcattagtcattgccatattcttagtacctatagatcttacgcattttacagcgactattttaggcctctttacagccatgccacatctgttttatccacaccttctaattcaccattcatgtaccactgacacgtcattatcatcgccttggcgctctttggccgcatctggcccttgcgccaaaaaactccaacaatcaatcaatcaatcaatccctTCTGCATATCGTGAAAACATACCTCTCCACCCATCATactttcttagccatgaaccgctttttaacctgaaaacagttttagactttttaaatgaagtaaacaccctgaaaatcatttggccaggtaattttagcaagtgattaacggcccttgtattcaagggctctcttcaagcCCTAGTATCACTGTTATGTCTTACATGatacgtttttaacgaaacccatttgccatagcccacatcactaactaggtagtgtcattattttaccacttacatGTTTAACGCCATTTACAGTGACAgttttttaggcccttctacagccatgtcagaTCTACATTGAGGAActtattgtccacgccatccacaattcatcgataacattaacatttgtcatggcgctctttggccatacctggcccttgcgccataaaacaccacacatcatcaataTGCGAGAAATGCCAAGAACCGCTCACAGTGATGCACAATTTACTGACATGTAAACATATCAAAACACAGAGACGAAACCTTTTGCAGAACTTAgttacacataccgttacaccctgccttagttttaggagatgatgcactaaTGCCATTACCAGACCTTTTTAAATTCCTAGACGATACCGGCTATTTAAACAAGCTATAGACCAACACAGCCTTTACTGTTTTTAAATCTTTATTCATAACACATTGGGGTTTAGTGGCACAAAAGtgactaaggctatgctgcgccaaacacaattAACTAAGTAACCACTTTTCAGCTCATGATTTGGAAAAATGGTTCGTCACTGTTGTACAAGAATTAGTAAGGCAACCACTGGCTTGTGACAACCTAAAAAgatgccccgcaggggcgtctgcgtaagcaggcgtttggtgtgttgcgacaccacgtacccgagcacatgagggttggcccctcccgcgtgtagccgtgcgcggcttagccgtgtccagggaaaagaggatcctggaggttgagccgatgccgggtgtttggacctttacggcccctcggtggaggcaacacacctctttggcctccgcttcgcgtagacggcacccccggactgacccacccgggggaaatcggtagtcgccttttcctgtctctctctccccaatcttcgtctctctcatactttttcgcctttcctgtcttctactctcttccatttacttccttttttcgctggcggcaagggttaaccgtgtgtggctaccctaccttgggtacaccatatttggttatagtagcggcgtacgactggcgtcgtgcagacttgtgtacaagctctgccgcgtcccctcgttgggctccatggtgggtggtcggcgctgttgccgaatatacacaccttcttatggcagcgcaaacctctgttgtctatgatcggcctctgaaaagaggccgcaccgaagcaacgttccagttctcctttcggagcaacaccccaacattccccaagtaccatgtagtccatagtgaaaacaacacacccgtaaGAAAGCTCTCCCCTttcctggtggccaagtgcctaaaagacaaaattggaccgacatataaagcctcaaaaatgtctagcggggacctcctcctagaactaaatgacaaagaccaAGTACAAATGCTCtcggaacttaccagtattggcgatgccacagttacaatttcagcccacagaactctaaatacaagcaggggtgtgatatccgaggaggacttccttggcttgagcgatgaagaactgctggagggtttccaggaacaaaacgtgaccaaagtacaaagaattgtcattcgcagaaatgatcaagaaattcccacaaaacatgttatactcacctttggaacaagcgaaatgcctacctctctcaatgcaggatatgtaaaagtaaatgtcaggccatatatcccgaaccccagacgatgtttcaagtgtcaaaggtttggacatgcttcacatgcatgccgaggacaaacaacctgtgctaaatgcagctcaaatgaacatcaatctgacaattgcacttcttctctacactgtgtaaactgcaaaggggaccatgcagcttactcgcggtcctgtccttgctggaaaaaagaaaaagaagtaattgcactaactgtgaaagaaaaaatctcgttctacgAAGCtagaaagcgattgtcttacctttctagaagaagttatgccgaagtgacgcaggtgggggcagcgtcacagaggcctcgggagtcctgcgggcccacacacagtggtCCTGCAGtcacccctcccgcccccgtggtggaagcagtcagcGCTGCTCCACcctcttcgaagggcccgcagacaccagtctcgcagggccctaaaatcaatcgagccccaaggcccgagacacgtgtctcggcgcccaactctcggtcctccagcgcctcagggagagcgatggaggtcgactcaaaaaccccggtgtcgtcgacgccgaaggacaagcgctctctcgagcgcgcaaagagggacaaagtcccaataaccacactaattaagaaagtggtaacctaaaggttatcgctcctttgtattagccttctccacatctatgtcacctaacatcttattCAATCGTAATGCCATCTTTTACCTTTCAGtcttaaaatggcttttattatccactggaactgcagaggactattacgcaacttaggtgacatcaaagacatgctaaatAACTTCTCTCCTGTAgccttgtgcttgcaggaaacaaacctaggcgaaaacataaaaattttttaaaaggctacactgtggtacggcgcgaccgtacccaggcgagccggctttcgggtggtgtagccattgttctgcagggaGGTATAGCAGCCAGAGAAattgccattaacagtcacatagaagccgttgctgtcaccattttagcacacaaaaccatcaccatttgctcactatacattccaccacacgcacattttactgtaagagacctagagttaattttaaaccagctaccCGAACCTTTTTTAAtagcgggtgattttaacgcacataacacgttatggggtagtaaaacaaacgacaccaggggacaaacacttgaagattttatcttaACAAATGACATATGCCTTTTAAACACTGGCGCTGCAACTTACTGCtccccaagcacaggagctatgagctgtcttgaTCTGGCGCTGTGCTCCCCATCCATCTTTGACGACTTTCAATGGAGTGTAATCGACAATCCCtacggtagtgaccatatgccttctATCATTCAAAAAACATCCCTTCTCCCTACCACACCATCAAgatcaccccgttggaaactcCATCTAGCAGACTGGCCTCTCTTCACGGAAAAGGCCAGTCTGGATGACATACCAGATAGTCTAAATATAGATGAActaaatgaaaaaattactgcctGTATACTTGCTGCAGCAGAACAGACAATACCTCAATCCTCTGGCTTTTTAGGAAGTAAattaaaaccctggtggacgaacggatgtacagaaactaaaaagctacaaaacaaagcgtggggtatctttcggcgatacccaacacaagataacctcctatttttcaaaaaagcaaaagcgaaagccaggtacacacgcaggcaagccgaaagacagtcatggaaaaattatgtatcatccataaatagctcgataacatccaaaagaatgtgggatcaacttcgtaagtttagagggaactacactccttacacgatccccatactctcacctccaggcaagcaaacaaacttagaagaACAAGCAAATATATTAGGGCAGCATTTCCATAACATATCAAGCTCAGTAAACTACTCTCCTAAATTTCAAAGATATAAGcaatcagcagaaaaacaaaagcttccgacaacaggaAGTTCCGAGAGATCGTATAACGCCCCCTTAACACTCCAAGAAATCAACAGAGTACTCACTACTAGCAAAAAGACAGCACCCGGTCCGGACAGAGTGCATTATGCAATGCTCGCACACCTATCCCCTAAAGCAGTGGAGACCTTGCTTCGTTTCTTCAATGTAATCTGGGAAAAGGGAAAAATGCCAAATGAATGGAAGAAAGCTATTATAGTCCCTTTCTTGAAAGCTGGAAAACATCCCACAACAGCAACCAtctacagacctatagcactcACAAGCTGTCTTGCAAAGTCATTTGAAACAGTTATAAACATAAGATTGACATACGTCCTTGAAACCGAGAACCTGCTGGACAACCACCAGAGTGGGTACAAGAAAGGTtgctctacaacagaccacctagTTCGGTTAGAACACGAGATACGTACTGCTTTTCTACACAAACAGTACTGTCTCACAGTCTTCTTCGACTTAGAAaaagcgtacgacacaacatggaggTTTGGTATTTTGAGGGATTTAGCGGATTTAGGGATCCGCGGTAAAATGCTTAAATGTCTAGCTGAtttcatgtccgaccgaacctttcaagtgcgtttaggaacggtgctgtcacgcatattcattcaggaaaatggtgtgccgcagggatgtgtattaagcacaacactgtttgtcgtaaaaatgaactccgtaaATAATGTAATCCCACCCTCTGTAATGCACTCGTTATATGTGGATGATCTACAAATTGCGTGTCGTGCATCGAACATGGCAACCTGCGAACGGCAAACTCAAATCACATTAAACAAGCTCACACAGTGGGCATCTGAAAACGGTTTTCGTTTCTCAACGGAAAAAACTATTAGTGTTGTCTTTTCACAAAAAAGAGGCCTACAACCAGATCCCATCCCTAAGTTACAGGAAGCCGTCCTAccggtaaaacaagaacacaagtttctgggtattctgtttgataaaaagttgaACTTTCTGGCCCACATAAATTGTCTTAAAATTAAAGGGAATAATGCACTTAACATCCTCAAAGTCTTGTcccggaagcgctggggctctgaccgtaaATGCCTGCTACACATATACCGCTCTTTAGTACGCAGCATATTAGACTATAGTAGCATCATATATGGTTCAGCCAGACCATCTTACATCCGACGACTTGACCCAATTCATAACCTTGGACTGCGActggcaagtggtgcttacagaacatcacctgtccagagtctatacactgaatgtaatgagcctcctttacagcagcgcagggcgctactaacgttttcctatatactcagaatccagtcatcaccagaacatatatgctacaacatcgtcacacagtgcaactcacgcttacactacacaaataaaccgaacatgattagACCACTTCTGCTGCGATATGAGGAATACTGTTGCGATTATGACATTCCTCTTGAGGTCCTTCAGGTTGCTAAAAGGCCACAACGATTACCCCCGTGGTGCGAACTCATACAGTTATGTGACCGGGCATTAACCcctctaaagaaaaatgacaccccgcacgaacacatcatacaagaattccgcgctcttcagcagaaatataaaaattacatggaattttacacggatggctctaaaacaaaagaacacgttgGAGTGGGGATCGTGACAAAAAATTACGAAACAAGCATTAGACTACCACAGCACGCCTCAGTTTACACGGCCGAGGTCTACGCAATATGGACCGTAGTTAAAAAGATCATCGCTGACAAACACGAAAACACAGTCATATACACTGATTCCTTAAGCACACTGAAGGCTCTACATGTGAAATCTGAATGTGAACCCCTATTAGGGGATATTTTAAAACTGGTAACATCAAACAAGTATGGCAGATCAATCAGGttttgctgggtaccaagccatgttggaataccgggtaatgaagaagctgatagatgcgcgtcaatggcagcacacaaagacataacaaacacaacactcccatataGAGATTGTATCCGTGCGATTCGGAAGGCCTtgaggtcaaaatggcaacacgaatgggaTCATTATACCAACAACAAGTTACATCTCACTAAACCCGTACTTGGCGAATGGAAGTCATGTAGTCATCAGGAACGGTTCATTGAAGTAGTCTTATGTCGACTACGGATtgggcacacacacctcacacacaactTTTTACTCACAAAAGAAGACCCACCTATATGCGAGAATTGCCATGAACCGCTCACAGTCATGCACATTTTACTGACATGTAAACATTTCGAAACAGAGAGACGAAACCTTTTGCAGAACTTATACAAattacacataccgttacaccctgccttagttttaggagatgatgcactagtgCCATTACCACACCTTTTTAAATTTCTAGAAGTTACTGGCTATTTAAACAGGCTATAGACAAACACAGCCTTTGctgttttaaaatttttattcataacaccttgtgtttggcgcagcatagccttagtcgcttttgcgccactaaaccccaattaACTAACATTTCATTGCACACGACTGGCACAGTTGAATGTCTGCATGAGGGATATTCGTGCATAATAAAGGACACGTGGTTGTTTTGCAGTGGTATGAGCCAAAGTGCATTACAGCCTGATTATTAAATGTAGGCATGTTTAGCAATACATTGCGTGCAACTGTGCTCACAGTATCCAATTTGGGTTTAGTACTCTGCTTCATGCAACAAAAGGTTCTTAATTTTTGAAAGTCTTATTTTGTGAGGCTGTGAGCATAGCAGGCCAACCAAAATTTTAATATTGGAACTTATTTGCAATATTGGATGATGCAACTTTCATTTAATATAGGTGGACTTCATAATGCAATATGTTTTTTGTGTGTAGTTTTATGTGAATGTAAGAGTATCACCACTGTTTTTGCAGGATCTTAAAAAACACTACTCCATTTCCAGCATTTTCAAGGCAACCAAGTTGTACGAAAACCTCAAGAAGGCCACAATGGGCAACAAGTTCGTGGTTTATGGCGACCCTGCCTACCCTTTGCTCTCACTCCTTTACAAGCCATTTGAAGACACCACCCTGCAACCTTACGAGGCATTTTTCAGTCGGGGCATGAGCAGGGTACGGCAAGCTGTGGAGTGCGGGTTTGGCAAGGTTGCCTAAGAATTTGGCTTTGTGGACTTCcacaagaataaaaaaatgtttCGTCGAGTCAGACGTACGTACCGGTACGTGTGGCAACAGTTCTTGCCAACTGCCACACGTGTCTGGCAGTCAAGTGTGCGACTTTTTTGATCTTTGCACCTCGTCACTTGAGTACTTGGTGCCGTGTGTCACATAAGAGGCAcatacaggggccgtattctgaaatgttcACTTCGGCGATACTTTGCCTTTTGccttcaggcgtgcgctgattggctggttgagaaaAATTGACTGACGTTGGATTCAAtgagccaatcagctcatccaattttgctgaaacagccaatcagcgcacgcctgaaggCGAACTATCGTCGAAGTGGAACATGATCGGTTGCGTTAGCAAGGTCAGTTGAAATGTAAGGTGTGGGGCTGGAACTGGACATGTCGGACAGGGGTTTAGATACCAGAAAAGGTCGCGTAGAAGGTGCCCATACTCGTGAATAGACAAAGCAGCCGAAGGTGGTTGTGGTGAGAAGAAGTCATTGGGCAGACGAAGCAAAGTACCGTAGACAAGCTCCGCGCTTGAGCACCTGATTCCGACTTCAAGGCGCACCGGATACCCAGAAGTACCAGTGGTAGACGTTGAAAACATTGCAGTGGCGTGCCATGAGCAATCGGCGCTGACTTAAGCTGTCAATGGAAGTGTTCCACAAGGCctttggtttgaggatggtagctgACTGTGCGCAGACGATTCGTACCAAGCAAGCACAGGAGCTCTTGCAAGAGCTGACTCAAATTGTCAGTAACAATTTTGATAGGGCATCCGAAGCAGGCAGCCCATGCTGTGACGAAGGCTGCCGCAACCGTTGTAGCAGAGCTGTCTTGAAGTGGCCTTCTTGCCAACGGGTAAACCTGTCGATAGAGGTGAGCAGGTAGCAAAATCCCTGACACGGTGGTAGTGGTCCGACAATGTCAACGTGAGCAACGTCAAAACAATTATGAGGTTGAAGAAACTGGCATGCTGGGGCGAGCGAGCGGGTGCAGTGTGTCAAAAAGCTGTTTGCACAACGTGCTGGGGACATATGGTCTCGGTGTGCCCGTACAAGTGTCGCAAACGAGTGTGGCACCATCAAGCTGGATATTGCCCAACCATAGTGCTGTTTTGGATCAGCGCAGTTGAAGGACTTCAAGTTCATTAACTTGGTGTGCAGCGAGTGTCTGCGCATCAAGTGGTGCAGGACATGCAGGTGTTGTCACGGCTGAGGGTGTCAGCAGGCGCATTCTGGTCGCCGTTGACGTGTTAGATGTCAGTGGAGAGTTCCGATATAAACAAGAGATTGCAGATTTCTCGTGGCATTTGTGTCGACAACTCTTGGTGAAGCGCATACGTCAAGAGCGTGTGATCTGTGAAGAGGGTAAAGGGTCGGCCTTCGATGATATGGCAAAAGTGACGGACGGCGAGGTAAATTCCAGGCAACTCTTGACCAAAAGTGCTGTAGTGAGCCTCGGTTGGAGTAAACAGCCATCCGAACGTTCTTTGCAGACGCAGGTTAAGTGTGAGCGAGCGTTGTCGAAATACGGGAATTCGAGTTCCATTCACGGCTTGCAAGTACAGAATGGGAGCAACTGTGCGATCTGCTCGTGTAGCAGGTAGAGTGCTGACCTGTACCTGTACACCTGTGTCTATCAGGAAGCGTTGGCCAGTGACCTTGTAGAAGAGGCGACATGGTGTGGGGCTATGACCACTTGTCGCCGTTAGCGGTTGGTCAGACGGTTTCCCGACTAAGGGCAAAGAAGTGCTTGCGCCCAAAAACGGTGGTGATACCAGCAGATGGCTGGCTGATCTACTGCACTGTAGCACTGACGCTTGCTGGATCGATTGTGTTGATGAGATGGAGATTGGCGATGACGCCCGAAACGAGAAGAAACGTTCCTACGAATGGTTGCATGTCTCATCCAGTCTATTGTACA
The DNA window shown above is from Dermacentor silvarum isolate Dsil-2018 chromosome 1, BIME_Dsil_1.4, whole genome shotgun sequence and carries:
- the LOC125942457 gene encoding uncharacterized protein LOC125942457, with the translated sequence MAAQTSVVYDRPLKRGRTEATFQFSFRSNTPTFPKYHVVHSENNTPVRKLSPFLVAKCLKDKIGPTYKASKMSSGDLLLELNDKDQVQMLSELTSIGDATVTISAHRTLNTSRGVISEEDFLGLSDEELLEGFQEQNVTKVQRIVIRRNDQEIPTKHVILTFGTSEMPTSLNAGYVKVNVRPYIPNPRRCFKCQRFGHASHACRGQTTCAKCSSNEHQSDNCTSSLHCVNCKGDHAAYSRSCPCWKKEKEVIALTVKEKISFYEARKRLSYLSRRSYAEVTQVGAASQRPRESCGPTHSGPAVTPPAPVVEAVSAAPPSSKGPQTPVSQGPKINRAPRPETRVSAPNSRSSSASGRAMEVDSKTPVSSTPKDKRSLERAKRDKVPITTLIKKVVT